In Ctenopharyngodon idella isolate HZGC_01 chromosome 20, HZGC01, whole genome shotgun sequence, the following proteins share a genomic window:
- the slc35b2 gene encoding LOW QUALITY PROTEIN: adenosine 3'-phospho 5'-phosphosulfate transporter 1 (The sequence of the model RefSeq protein was modified relative to this genomic sequence to represent the inferred CDS: deleted 1 base in 1 codon), translating to MPLFPWSLCLCAALCVLPAVRADAEDASLLGGWQDVWLFRLFLNVLGYATIIIPGYFLISYFKRINYLETAYSLQSDTGYGSNEGRGICFPLIKTCVFGNESKTGLLDDVSTAARNDSESSSSARQAFKLIFCAAGLQASYLTWGVLQERVMTRSYGATEVEGSGERFKDSQFLVFMNRILALTVSGLWCVLFKQPRHGAPMYKYSFASLSNILSSWCQYEALKYISFPTQVLAKASKVIPVMLMGKIVSHKSYEYWEYLTAVLISVGVSMFLLSSSTGKHPSTVTTFSGVIILGGYIVFDSFTSNWQDNLFKYKMSSVQMMFGVNLFSCLFTVGSLLEQGAFFDSLAFMTRHSEFAFHAVLLSVCSACGQLFIFYTIAQFGAAVFTIIMTLRQAIAILLSCFLYGHAVTMVGGFGVAVVFLALFLRVYARSRMKKTSKRVTQTPVQKV from the exons ATGCCTCTGTTTCCATGGAG tttgtgtttgtgtgcggcGCTGTGCGTTCTGCCGGCGGTGCGAGCGGATGCTGAAGATGCTTCACTGCTGGGCGGCTGGCAGGACGTGTGGCTCTTCCGCTTGTTCCTCAATGTTTTGGGCTACGCCACCATCATCATCCCTGGATATTTCCTAATCAGCTACTTCAAACGAATCAATTATCTAGAAACAG cttacagcctccagagtgatactggatacggcagtaatgaag GCCGTGGGATTTGCTTTCCTCTCATAAAGACGTGTGTGTTTGGGAATGAATCTAAAACTGGACTGCTGGATGATGTTTCAACGGCGGCCAGAAACGACTCTGAATCCAGTTCATCAGCTCGACAGGCCTTCAAATTGATCTTCTGTGCTGCTGGACTCCAG GCGTCATACCTGACATGGGGCGTCCTTCAGGAGCGGGTGATGACGCGCTCCTACGGCGCCACGGAGGTGGAAGGCAGCGGCGAGCGCTTTAAAGATTCCCAGTTTCTGGTGTTCATGAACCGCATTCTGGCCTTGACGGTGTCTGGCCTGTGGTGCGTCCTGTTCAAACAGCCCCGCCATGGTGCGCCCATGTACAAATACTCCTTCGCTTCACTGTCGAACATCCTCAGCAGCTGGTGCCAGTATGAAGCGCTCAAATACATCAGCTTTCCCACGCAG GTGTTGGCCAAGGCCTCTAAGGTGATTCCCGTGATGCTGATGGGCAAGATTGTCTCGCACAAGAGCTACGAGTACTGGGAATACTTGACC GCCGTGCTGATCTCTGTGGGCGTCAGCATGTTCCTGCTGTCCAGCTCCACCGGCAAACATCCGTCCACCGTCACCACCTTCTCCGGCGTCATCATCCTCGGAGGATACATTGTGTTCGACAGCTTCACCTCCAACTGGCAGGACAACCTCTTCAAATACAAGATGTCGTCGGTGCAGATGATGTTCGGCGTGAATCTCTTCTCCTGCCTCTTCACGGTCGGCTCTCTGCTGGAACAGGGCGCCTTCTTCGACTCGCTCGCCTTCATGACGCGCCACTCCGAGTTCGCTTTCCACGCCGTGCTGCTGTCCGTCTGCTCCGCGTGCGGACAGCTTTTCATCTTCTACACCATCGCGCAGTTCGGCGCGGCCGTCTTCACCATCATCATGACTCTACGGCAGGCCATCGCCATCCTCCTGTCCTGCTTCCTCTACGGTCATGCCGTCACCATGGTGGGCGGCTTCGGGGTGGCCGTGGTCTTCCTCGCCCTTTTCCTCCGCGTCTACGCCCGCAGCCGCATGAAGAAGACCAGCAAGCGGGTGACGCAAACGCCGGTTCAGAAGGTCTAG
- the nfkbie gene encoding NF-kappa-B inhibitor epsilon, whose product MARSGGEKERKFEIEDNRTDSGIESIYISRDYVSLDNSEEKDKLGTEERLDSAYVSSSLTVESLGDLIEECIISDCENPTDCEYTEEEVNFLTTVTEDGDTILHLAIIHEEQRFAHWLIELFPQELLDIQNNLYQTPLHLATYLNQTSVVKGLVEKKVLLELQDQEGNTPLHVACEHGFLECASEMVHNASPSKLTNMLETQNWRGLTCLHVATLHKHHRLMRLLMKKGVDLNIQEGTSGKTALHMAVELHDVQAVTLLLNRGANVDAAMFNGCTALHLAVGRQDASIANLLCQAGADKMIKNMEDETALDLADGNDDILALFPFDDIQINF is encoded by the exons ATGGCGCGAAGCGGCGGTGAGAAAGAACGAAAATTCGAAATAGAAGACAACCGGACTGACTCCGGAATCGAATCGATATATATATCCAGAGATTATGTGAGTTTGGACAACTCTGAGGAGAAGGATAAACTCGGTACAGAAGAGAGGCTGGACTCTGCTTACGTCTCTTCATCGTTAACAGTGGAAAGTTTGGGGGATTTAATCGAAGAATGCATAATTTCTGATTGTGAAAACCCAACAGACTGTGAATACACTGAGGAGGAAGTGAATTTCTTAACCACTGTTACAGAAGATGGAGACAC GATTCTCCATTTGGCCATTATCCACGAAGAGCAACGCTTTGCACATTGGTTAATAGAGCTGTTTCCTCAAGAGCTGTTGGATATTCAGAACAACTTGTATCAG ACGCCGTTGCACCTGGCCACCTACCTGAACCAGACCTCTGTAGTAAAGGGCCTGGTAGAAAAGAAGGTGTTACTGGAACTCCAGGACCAGGAAGGAAACACCCCTCTCCATGTGGCATGTGAGCACGGATTCTTGGAATGTGCCAGTGAGATGGTCCACAACGCCTCACCCAGCAAACTCACCAACATGCTGGAAACACAGAACTGGAGAG GTCTCACGTGTCTCCATGTGGCCACCCTGCATAAACATCATCGTCTCATGCGGCTGTTGATGAAGAAAGGTGTGGATCTGAACATACAG GAGGGTACAAGCGGGAAGACGGCGTTACATATGGCGGTAGAGCTCCACGACGTGCAGGCAGTGACCCTGCTGCTGAACAGAGGGGCGAATGTTGATGCCGCCATGTTCAACGGCTGCACCGCCCTGCATTTGGCCGTGGGCCGACAGGACGCCTCCATCGCCAACCTTCTATGCCAAGCCGGAGCCGACAAGATGATCAAAAACATGGAGGATGAAACAGCCCTGGATCTAGCAGACGGCAACGATGAT aTATTGGCCTTGTTCCCCTTCGACGACATTCAGATCAACTTCTGA